DNA sequence from the Mytilus edulis unplaced genomic scaffold, xbMytEdul2.2 SCAFFOLD_626, whole genome shotgun sequence genome:
taagggaaataactcttcaGGACATAAGGGAGATAACCCTTCAGGAgagaagggaaataactctacagaacataagggagataactcttcaggACATAAGGGAGATAACCCTTCTGGAgagaagggaaataactctacagaacataagggaaataactctttctttggtaaattgtttgaagaatatTATAGTGAATTCAGTGTTAAAAAAAGTATAAGAAATACTTTAAATAAATGTTCACAAAATATTTCTATCAGTAATAAGATTTCTCATTTCTATTTTAGGTGACTAAAGAAGAACCAGCAGAATGATTGAGAGTGTACAGATACGCCACAGAGGGGCTGTTGATTTTGACAAGTCACTATGACAACCTCTGTGCCATGCAGGACTCATGTCCCCTTCCAGCTGTCAAAGCACATCTTCAACAGAATGTATTAGATATCAATGGAGATCGAGTCAGGTAATTATTTCGTATAAAAACAAGGTGATGAGGTATTATTATTTTCAGAAACTATCAACGAAAATACATTATTTATCAAACAGACTGAAAAACAAgaaggtacaaaaatgtatacaacTACCAGTCAcattatggccttcaacaatgagccaaactACATGGTTATGGTTCAGTATGACAAAATGGGAAAACATTCATATAAGACAACCAATGACCTTTTATATGTACATTGAAATTTGGACCAGTTGACAATTAATTATTGGTACACAatacattgtaaaaataaaatcagtgCACATGATACAAGTAATACACTAATTTaacatttattaaacaaaataaaatgatcttAGAATTTATTACGGGAAAATTTTTGCTTAGCTTTACGCACTTATACTGTATACAAggatataaaacaataaatcttTTCATTAGGGTGTGCAGAGTTAGCTCCCATTAAAAGTTGTTAGTAGGTAATCAGGAAATCTCTATTAGTTCATAagaaattcatatataaaaataagaagattttatatggtagccaatgagacaactctccaccagatatCAAATTACTTAAAAGTTAATAACTACAAGCGCACCAAAAGTTAATAACTACAGCGCACCAAAAGTTCATACGGCTATCACTAAACTTAGACCATACTGGtttcagttttattttggacTAGCTCACTCAGTGAAAGATTTTCTTTTCGGAAACcgattcaatttcaattttcagtttaaaatcTTGGAGAACTGAAGAGTTTAGCATGTTGAATGCTAAAATTTACTTTTACTTTTGATATATTTCAGAGTAACAGACTGGCAGCCGATACTAAACACACTTAAATCAACAAAAGTTTGGAGTTTGTTGGAATACGTAGTTACTACACACCACCAAATGATGAAAATGGTAATCTATTATAAATCAAAAAGCACACAGTATTATCTGCTGATTATTCAAGTATAATTTACAGAACACACATTTTCATTGGTTGATTCTCCTAATTATTCATAAAACACACATTTTCATTGGTTGATTCTCCTTATTATTCATAAAACACACATTTTCATTGGTTGATTCTCCTTATTATTCATAAACCACACATTTTCACTGGTTGTGGATGTGTCCCTCTTGTCCTAAATATATTAATACAATGAGGTAACAGGTTCATGAAATAAATGACACAAACAATGAAAAAGTCATGTAGAGGTCATCAAAAAGACTTTAACAAAAGACATATATGATGTCTTAAAAAATGTCAGTTCTGAGAAAAGTTTTTATTGAATTAAATAATCATAAAGATCTTCCATCCTCTCAAATTACCGAAAACAAATCTGTCATATGACTATGCCATGAATTAATGACCCAATTTGTGATAAACACATGATTCAATAGTGAGCTTACAAAGAGtcttaaattaactgtttacaaaattttgaattttttgaagtacataggtttttctacctcaggcatagattaccttagctgtattttgcaaaactttaggaattttggttctctatgctcttcaacttcatactttatttgtcttttttttttaactcttttggattcgaatgtcactgatgagtcttttgtagacgaaacgtgcgtctggcgtatatataaaatttagtcctggtatctatgatgagtttaattataaCAATGTGGTTTTTGTAGCTGTGGTACACTGTCACTGATACTCTGTATGAATCTTTCAGTAtaaattttttatatgttatacaatGGAGAACATAATGATcaactattaaacatgttaaatgaaacaatgtttttttactgtggattcaattttttttgggggggtatcaatttttgtagattaatgaaaatatgtatatattttttttatatttgatcattatttttttttagccaaagtctgcatacaaacctataaaaaatgtatactttGTCGAACATTGAAAATCTTGGGTCACCTTGCTCATGAAATCTCcccaataataatgaatccacagtatgtaaaTCACAGGCATCAATGTCATataggacccctcctatccctcCTCATCAATGTCATATCTGCTTTGAAATTttgttacttttattattaaccaacataatatttctttaatttattttacagagAAAAAAGCCATTATTGAGAAGAGAAAGATGCCGTCAATCCGATCAAAAGAAATTACCTATAGACTGTGTAAAGCTTTAAAGGAATGTTTGAGTGTTACACCTGCTCTGTCGTGTTTAGAGTTACAAGGTTTACCATTGAGAGAACGTGACCTGACTACATTGATCAAAGTGAGTCCCTGTTCTTTCTAGTTAAGACTggaattaaaaatatcaatttacccTGACCactaaaattttatcatttagtAGAAAATTTTGTTAAGAATGACCATCTGACTGATTGACAAATTTTAAGGTAAATCAGTATTGTTTTGGTTAGTTTCAGTAATGCTTCAAAGCATTCAAATCTATTACATAGCATAGAACTTAAATAGTCTCTGTTTCTTATACGCTAAGAATATTTAACCTGTATGAAAATGGCAGCCATGACaatttgacaaaatgtttgaCAAATAATTCAAATTCGTATTACATCATATAAAATCCTATCTAAAGAATTTAAGGTGGCCATggtcaaaaacaaaatttgataataaatgattattaaagaaaTAGCATTTTGATTTTGAGAATTGACATATTCGTGCAAAATGAACCTACAAAAATAGAGTtgtctttcctttttcaaaataaataggcaAAGTTGAGTTGAGTAGTATAAAATGACTAATGTGAGATACTATAAACTGGAAAATGTCCTGATTTGTTAATATCACAACTTTAATAGATAGAATTGCTTAGATATTCCTTTGCATAGATTTGATCTTCATGGAATAGACTGAAAAACAAGAAAAGTGAagggtatttaaaaaaattttgtaAGTGCTGTGATAGAATTTAAGATATTGGTATGAAGCTAGGTCATTGCAATTATCGTGACAATTTGAAGTGGAGAAATAATGCCTAGAACTGACACAACAGCTGCAATTGAACTTTATTGGTTGTATGTGAATCAACTAAAAAAATGATGTTTAACCTAATTTTGACATATTTCCTTTTTATTTGCAGGGATTGGCAAAAAACTCAACATTGAGTCATGTATCATTTGAGTTCTGTCGTATTGGAGATAATGGTTTAGATAGTGAGTAGATATgagtatcaaataaaaaatatttttcctgATGTACATTTTTTGACACATTTGAAAATAGTGTCTACTGTCATTTATTGCTTGAATTAATTGCGTCAACTTATttcttaaaagcttaatatttcagaaggtagaataAAATGATCCTTCattctttttatatagattttttttaattatacccccgctttaaaaaaggttataccccgctttaaaaaaggggggggtatactgttttacctctgtctgtcagtccgtccgtcagtccgtcccatgaaactttcgtcacatttttctcaggaactacacatccaccctttctgtaatttggtatcaacatttatatatgtcagccataccgtgtgatgcgttttcagattcatcacttgacaacttcctgtttaccggacacttgtctgattttacacatgatagccaagttgaaaattttcgtcacatttttctcaggaactacaatacaaggatttctgaaattggtttcaggatttatataagttagctataccgtgtgatgcgttttcagattcatcactcgacaacttcctgtttaccgaacacttgtatgattttacacatgatagccaagttgaaaattttcgtcacattttttctcaggaactacaatacaaggatttctgaaatttggtttcaggatttatataagtcagctataccgtgtgatgcgttttcagattcatcactcgactacttcctgtttaccgatcacttgtatgattttacaagttaaaaattttcgtcacatttttctcaggaactacaatacaaggatttctgaaatttttttttatttattttttcaatagtcaggatttAACATCACCCTTACAGCACCACCTGACTAAGGTGTTACAGGGtttcaaatatataacaacaaaagactattgttttatcaagatttacacaaactaaaatatatttttttttgaaaatctcttttttttctctctctctctttcacTCTCTCTCAATATCTCATTCTTTCTcactctctctttctctcttttCACAAtctcttcatatagaaatatttatagattatttaatagaagaaaaaaaaaggtttacatGTGCTATGCATATAATACATGTTGTTTGCTTTGTTCCATATTAAAATAGatcaaaaagatatatattgatataaatttgGTTGTCTTTTTATATAGATGCCTTAATGTTATGAACAGCTGTTTCTGTATCTGTGACAATTGTCCTGATATTTTGCCATAGAAAAACTATGTTGCATTAGACATTTTTTCCAAAGCACCTGAAAAATTTTACAAGAAACTTCTGCAATGGCCACAAATAGCAATAAAGG
Encoded proteins:
- the LOC139506712 gene encoding LOW QUALITY PROTEIN: centrosomal protein of 78 kDa-like (The sequence of the model RefSeq protein was modified relative to this genomic sequence to represent the inferred CDS: inserted 1 base in 1 codon; deleted 1 base in 1 codon) is translated as MIESVQIRHRGAVDFDSHYDNLCAMQDSCPLPAVKAHLQQNVLDINGDRVRVTDWQPILNTLKXNKSLEFVGIRSYYTPPNDENEKKAIIEKRKMPSIRSKEITYRLCKALKECLSVTPALSCLELQGLPLRERDLTTLIKGLAKNSTLSHVSFEFCRIGDNGLDILCKGIKNSTTVNSINFTGCSLTAKGADSLAKVIKIIIL